The Novipirellula galeiformis nucleotide sequence CCGGCGCTTGGTATTTCGAACACGACGCTCACTTGCGTCCCGCACGCCTGGTCGCCTCTTGGCGAGACTCCTTGCTCGCTCGCGGTGTCGTGTTCATTGAGAATCAAACGCTTGAATCGGTTACCGAGTCGGCTGGCGAAGCGCAAAGCTTGAAGCTCTCCTCACAGTGCATTGAGGCGGATCAGTTTGTCATTGCGACCGGAGCATGGACGCCGCAGTTGGAAAAGGTGCTTCGTTTTCGCGTGCCGATCCAGCCGGGCAAAGGCTATTCGATGACGATGCCACGGCCAGCGGTGTGTCCTCAAACGCCGATGATTTTGCCCGAGCGCAAGGTCGCCGTGACCCCTTGGGAAACCGAACTTCGCCTCGGTTCCATGATGGAGTTCATTGGCTACGACTCGGATATTTCCAAGAAACGCCTGCGATTGCTCACCCGAGCAGCGGCGGATTATCTGAAGTCCGAATTGCCCGATTCAATATCGGAGACGTGGTGCGGTTGGCGACCGATGACCTACGATAGTACCCCCATCATTGGCCGCTGCCCCAGTTTCTCAAACGTCTACCTCGCCTGTGGACACAATATGCTTGGGTTGAGCATGGCACCGGCGACAGGGCGAATGATCAGCGAGCTTATCGCGGGTGAGCCGACAAGTCTTGCGGCGGAGCCTTATCAAGTGGAGCGTTTCACGGCTTGATCTTCAAGCTAACCCCGGAGTCAGGATCGCGCAGCACTCACGCAATGGTGTTTGCTCGAGCGTCAGCGGTTTTATGCCGTTACCAGTTTCGCTTCGTCGCCGTTCAGCGGCGGGGCTTCACTGTCGAAGCTATTTTTTGGCGGGATCGTCTTCTGATCGCACGAACCAGAACCATAACAAGCCCATGCTGATCAGAATCAGCGCCAATGAAAAGACCGAAATAAGCAGCGCGATCATAGGGTGCTATGTCCAACGTAAATGGGGCAAGATGACGTAAGCATGATTCCTGTTGAAACCTCCGTTGGGGTGGAACTAAAACAACAAGCCAGCTATTTCGCTGGTGAGGGATCGTTCCACCTCAGTATCGCGAATTTTCCCATCGATATGAATGGGGGTGGAAAAATGCCCAATATGCTCCGTGGGTTGTATTGATTCACCTTGCCCCGATGTCTGGCGGCTCAGTTCATTGATCACCAGAAGCGCGTCGAATGCGGTTAGCAAGTAATCGCCGTTGACATCGTAAAACACCCCTCCGTCGGGCTGTTCTTTTTCTGGATCCAGGATAGTGGATCCCACACGAAATTGCAGTTCATTGATAATTGCGAGCGCATCCGAGGCGGTTACCCTTTGGTTGCCATCGACGTCGAACGGGATCACCGGATTTTGAAAGAAGGGAGCTTCGTCATCCACCAGATCAATGCTCGCCGAATCCGAAACGTAGCCCGTCGCCGAAAACGAATAGCTAAGTGAAAGTGTGGGTTCGGGATCATTGTCCTGAATCGGCATCAAGTCGATCAGTGCAGTGGTTTGGTTGGCCGCAATGGTGAGGTCACCGTCGAAGCCTAGTTCGCGGGCATCTCCTCCGGAGACACGCACCGACAGCGGCTCGGCTGTGTCGGAATTGCTGCGTGTGAGTCGCAACTGAACTGCGCGAGGTGTTCCTTCGTTGACACTCGCTGCCGTGAAGCGAGCCTCGAGGGTTTCGTGATCCTTGACGATCAAGTCCACGGCGGCGGGATCGACACCACCGCCGGTTGCGGACAATTCGATCGACTGTGTCCCATCGAGCAGCGCGTCGTCGACCGCTGCGACAATGACGTTGACGGAAGTGGCACCCGCAGGAATGGTGGCGGTGTCCGGAACGGTTGCTTCGCTGGTGTCACTCGAAGTCAATTGGACGGTCAACGGACGATTGGACACGGGGCCCGAGCGAGTGATGGTCAGCTTCGCCGCCTCGCTACCCTCGTTCTCGACGATTGATGTTTTGTCTAAAGCTAGCGTTAGCGTCGGAGGCGACGTCACCGTGACGGTGAATGATTCCTCTGTAACCCCTCCATCGCGATCGTCCACGCGAAGGGTGACGATGAAGTTGCCCGCGTTCTCAAACGTATGGAGGCCGTCGAACGATGCAAGGGTAGGACGAGACGCATTTCCGACTTGGTCAATCGTTGCCACTCCTGAATCAAGCCCGCTTCCATCTCCCCAGTTGATTGAAAAATCAAACGCTTCGTCAGTCGCTTGGCCTGTGTTATTGACTCGAAAACCGGGATCCGAGATCGACCCGATGTTCGAGATCGAAAGCGGCGACTTTGCCACCACCGCTTGATTCGCTGCAACGGTTAGCGAAGGCTTCACATTTGTGACCGACGCGTTGGTCACGGGAACGACAAGCTCGCCAAATATGCTGCCCGTTAACACCATTTCAACTGGAAATATCCCATCGTCACCATACACGTGATTGGCACTGACCGTCACGGTTGAATCAACGACGGTCCAACCGATGTCATCCAACGCGGCGACGTCGAGCGGGGTAATCGTTTGTCGTTCATTATTGCTAAGTGTGGCTCGCATCAAGGTCAATTGCTGGTCAAGCGTCAGGATGGAATCAGCCCAGTGAGCGGATTGATTCAGCGGCGGATTGCCACTGCCAACGTAAGCCTCGTTTGCGGCTGGTCCATTAAATTCACTTGCCGAGGCGAACGTTGCCCAAGACTTGTTGATCCCTGCGTTGCCAAAGCCAAGTACATGGGTCAATTCATGCATCGCGACGGTGATAAAGTCGGTTTGCCCCGGCTGGATTCCGTCAATGTTTTTGTTGAAGAACCATTGCGTCGAGTTGTTGTCAAATGCGATCGATCCTCCCCAAGGTCCAAAGTCGGTTGCCGGAGACGCCGCCGCCCCGGTTTCACCTCGAAATTGTACGGCGTCACGGAAGGCGGTGATGTTGGCGAACTCTTGTGGCGTTAGCTGTCCCGGATTGGGAAACGCATATCCGCCGGGACCACCGCGACCACGTTCGAAGCCGGGCAGGTCGCGAGCGCCGGCAAAGATGACGATCTCATTGGCATTGACTTGCAAATTTTGGGCAACTCCATCGCGTGGTGTGCCGTCGCTGTTCAGCGTCGAGATCCCGGTGGTCGGATTGGTGAAGTTTGCGATCCACTCTAACTTTCCGGCGGCATTGGGGCGGATGGCATCGAGATCATCCGCCAACGAAGCCACGATTGTGTCGGCAGCCATTTGCAGCAGCACGCGTCGTGATTCGTTCACGCCCGAGAAAAAACCCGACGTATCGAGTGAATAATCGAAGCGGATTTTGACGTTCCCGCGGGTCGGTTGTGCGTCAATGGCTGCTGACGTTTGCGTGCCATCGCCCCAGCGAACTTGAGCGGAAACATTTCCTAACAGCCCCGTCGTATCCACGTGATGGACGATCTCAAACGGCTCCCCTTCGGAAACCAGCAATCGACGCACTTCGAGCGTCTCGTAGCGGATCGTACGCGACGCGGGGTTTGCCGGTTTCCGTTGTCGACGACCAGGACCGCTGGGAACAAGCGACGAAGCGATACGCGCCAACAATGCGAGGGCAGATGTATTGAGCATGAGCGTTTTTGAAGCGATAACCGAGGAGAGACAAGCAGCAGTCTTGATGATAGTATCGACCACAGGACGGTTAAAAAGCCACGCACGAATCAAGAAAGTTTGATTCCAACCCATTGTCCCGTTTTCGTGGGTGTGAAAACGGCGCGGTTCCGCCCCGCCCCCCCCACTTAATTTCAGTCGAGATTTGCGACTCCAATCCGCTCAATGGCAGCTTGCCGGAGAGAGCCATCGACAATCGCTCCACCCCCAAAAAAACACCGCTGTCGGCTCAATGAAAGGTCGTTAGGTTGATAGCATTTAATGTCAGCCGGCGTCGTTGCTCTGGCAATCATCGTTACTCCGGCAACATCCTTGCTCCGGCAACATCGTTACGCTGTGAACCTGCGTTCGGCAATCCGATTGCCCTCCCTCTTCCCCCTCGCCAAAGATCATGACAACGAACCCTAACTCCGCCTCAGGTGCCTCTCCCTCCTCAGACACGAATCAGGCTCGCGACCCTCACACGTTACGTTCGTCACGCTGGTTTGCCCCCGATGACATGCGTTCGTTCGGGCATCGTTCACGGTTGAAGGGGATGGGGTTTGACGACATTGATTACGAGGGGCGTCCCGTCGTTGCGATCCTCAATACGTGGAGTGATCTGAACACCTGTCACTCTCATTTTCGCAACCGCGCTGACGAAGTCCGTCGTGGCATTCTGCAATCCGGAGGCTTTCCCGTCGAAGTTCCCGTGATGTCGCTCGGCGAAATGATGATGAAACCAACGACGATGCTCTATCGCAATCTGTTAGCGATGGAAGTCGAAGAGGTGCTCCGCTGTCATCCGATCGATGCGGCGGTGTTGATGGGCGGTTGCGACAAAACCGTTCCTGCGATGTTAATGGGAGCGATTAGCGCCGACATTCCCTCGGTATTTCTACCGGCGGGTCCCATGCTAAAGGCGAGATGGAAAGAAGCCACGCTGGGCAGCGGAAGCGATGTGTGGAAGTACTGGGACGAGCGGTTGGCGGGGAACCTTTGTGATCGCGATTGGAATTGCATCGAAAATTGCATCGCGCCGTCGGCGGGAACTTGCATGACGATGGGCACCGCGAGCACGATGGCGTGTGTCGCCGAAGCGCTCGGGTTTACCTTGGGGGGCGCCGCGAACGTGCCCGCGGTGGTGGCCGAGCATTCGCGGTTGGCGGTTGCGACGGGCCGACAAGCGGTCGAGATGGCTTGGGAGAAACGAACGCCTTCAAGCTTCCTCACCGAGCGTTCCATCGTTAACGGTGTAATCACCTCGTTGGCGATCGGGGGTAGCACGAATGCGATCGTGCATTTGATTGCGATCGCGGGACGCCTCGGCATCGAGTTGACGTTGGAGCGATTCGACGAACTGTCCCGAATCACTCCGGTGCTGGGGAATCTTCGTCCGGCAGGCCAATACTTGATGGAAGATTTTTATCATGCCGGAGGCTTGCGGGCGTTATTAAAAGAGCTCGGCGAGCTTGTCGATACCTCGTGCCAAACGATCAGCGGGGTGAGCTTAGGGCAACAAATCGCCGAGGCCGAGGTGATTGATAACGACGTCATTCGATCCCGAGAAAATCCGTTGGCGGTCGTGGGGGGGACTTCGGTGTTGCGCGGCAATTTGGCTCCGAGTGGTTGTGTGATCAAGGCGCTTGCCGCCGAGCCGCGATTGCAACGTCACCGTGGTGTCGCGGTCGTTTTCGACAACTACGCCGAGATGAAAGCTCAGATCCACGATCCTGAGTTGGAGGTGACGGCCGATAGCGTGCTGATACTTCGTAGTGCCGGGCCTCTCGGTGCCCCAGGCTTTCCGGAGTGGGGCATGTTGCCGATTCCGCAAAAGCTGTTGCAAGAAGGGGTCCGTGATATGGTTCGAATCAGCGATGCGCGGATGAGTGGGACCAGCTACGGAACTTGCGTACTGCATATTGCACCTGAGAGTGCAGCAGGAGGCCCGTTGGCGTTGGTGCAGACCGGCGATGAAATCGAAATTGACATTCCGGGCCGGCGCATCCACTGGCACGTTTCCGATGCCGAAATTGCAAGGCGTGAGCAGCAGCAACCCGAACCGAAGCCGTTGGCCGATCGCGGCTATTTGCATCTCTACGCCAAGCATGTGATGCAAGCGGACAAGGGGTGCGATTTTGACTTTTTAGTGGGACGCACGCCGGGAGCTGAACCTGATATCTTTTAAAGAGATTCACTGCGGAGACTTGCCAGCGATTCCCCGGAAGCTCGCGACCTTCGATACTGAGATTTTCCTAGCGAGACGAGTCCATGACTGATGATGCCAACCCGTTGACTCGTTCGTCCAACGCCCCCAACCCTTACTCGTCCACATCCACGGCTGCCGCGACCGTCGGGGCGGGAGGGATTTGCTTACCGGCTGGGCAATCTCGCGGAATGGTCAGCCAGGTTCCGATTCTTGGCGTGCTGATGATCGTTCAAGCCGTGCTGGTCGGATTGATGGGATTGTTGGTGGCGGGCTATGCGGTATTCATGCCGATGATCTTTCGCCAGATGAGTGAAGAGGCAGCCAAGCAGGGCGGCAATCCAGTGCCGATGCCTGCGCAAATGGAGCTTGGGATGCAAATCGGACTCGCTGCGTTGGCGGTCAGCGTTTTCGCCATCGCGGCGCTCACTCTGTTTGCCGGAGTGCGTATGCTTAAATACCAGAGTCGAACGCTGAGTATCGTGACACTGTGCATCGGTATGTTGCTGTGCTTGACTTGTTATTGCGCCCCAACGCAAATTGCACTCGCGATCTATGGTTTGATTGTGCTTCTAAATGGACCGGTGGTCGACGCGTTTCGATTTGCCGAGCGGGGGCATTCGGCAAGGGAGATTCAACAGGCATTTTTGTCGTTGCCGTAGCCGCGAACCGGGGTGGCGAAATCGATTCAGTGCAGGGCTGAGGGGGGCGCTGCGCTACGCTTCATTCGCCTAACGATTCTCCCCCTTTCAAAACGTCCTTTCGCATGAACGCCGTACCCACAAACGATCGAGTTGAACATGTCACACGACCCCACTGAAGACGCTGCTGAAAAAAATGCGGGCGAACATCGCGTCGAGAACCCTTACGCTCAACATCATGCCGCGTTGCCCTCTAGCGACGACGGTGTCGCCACGGTTCGCCCCACCGGAATTACGGTCATCGCCGTCGTTTGTATCGTCGCAGGGATGCTTGGAGGATTGGGGGCCGTCGGCAGCCTCTCGCAAACGTTGTGGGGGGATCGAATTTCCAGCATGTTCACTCCGGCCGGCGAAGTGGGGGAGCTGCAACGGGAGATGCAGCAAGCGATGATGGCGGTGCTAGGGAAATACTTCATTGTCAATCTAGTGCTGGGAGGGATGGCGATTGTGTTGGCGGTCGCATTCATCGCCGCTGGCATCGGGTTGATCCAAGGCAAGCAGTGGAGCCGAACATGGGCTCGCCGAACCTTGCTATGGGCGATTGGGTTGGAGACTGTACGCGTTGCGGTCTACGCAATGACCCAATACGAATTGTTTCCCGTGACTCAAGAATACATGCAAAAAATGGCGGGAGGCCAAGGCAATGGCGTCGATGGTGAAACCATCGCATGGATTTCGAGCATTGGAGTCGTCATTGCGATGTTGTTTTATGTCGTCTGGTTTTTGCTGAAGTTGATTTTGATGATTTGGGCCCGAAAGTACTTGGCCAAGCCGCACCTTAATGGCTACTTTCAAACGCCATCCGTCACCTAGCACCAGCGCCTCGGGCGGTACCCGTTACGGTACGATGGTCGCGACGGGTGTTCGCTGCGACCGTCCGTTGCACGCAGCGGTGACACTCTTGTTGGACGAACGATATTCCGTCACACCTTTGGGGCGGAATGGGGCGTTTGTCGTCACACTTTTTCCTACTTACATTTTGGAACCCGCAGCAATGTCCGCATCCGCGATTCAACCTCCCCGCGTAGACCCGACGCCTATCTTTGAACACTTTCGTGGCAGTTACGGCTCGGAGCTGTTGACCGCTGCGGTAGCTCATTTCGATCTCTTCGGACGTCTTGCCGAGCGAGCGATGGCGTTCGATGAACTGGCCAACGAGCTCGGGCTTCAGTCGCGTCCCGCCAACGTATTGGTTACCGCGTTGCGCGCGATGGGGTTGCTTGAGGAGAACGAGGGGCTGCTCCGCCTCACTCCAATGGCGTCGGAGCATCTCGTGCCTGGAGCTCGTTTAGATTGTGGCGATTACCTGTCGCTTGCCGCGCAAGCCCCAGGCGTGCTTTCGATGGTCCAGCTTTTGAAGAGCAACAAACCGATCGGTTCGGACGGAGACGCGGGAACGGCATTCATTTACCGGGGTGGCGCAAAGTCCGCAATGGATGCTGAAGCTTCGGCGCGTCATTTCACGTTGGCGCTTGCCGGGCGAGCAAAAAATGTCGCTCCTGCGTTAGCGGATGCGTTACCGCTTTGCGGTCCCCAAACGCTCTTGGACTTAGGCGGCGGCACGGGGATCTATAGCTTCGCGTTACTTCAAAAGCATCCGCAACTTCGCGCGGTTGTATTTGATCGTCCCGACGTGCTGAAGGTCGCCCAGGAATTCGCGGAAACGTACGGCGTCTCGGATCGCGTCGAGCTGATCCCAGGTGATATGTTTAGCGATCCGTTGCCGGAAAACATGGATGCGGTTTTGTTGTCGAACATCTTGCACGACTGGGACGTTCCCGAGTGCAAGACCTTGATCGGACGCTGTGTTGACGCCTTGAAGCCTGCTGGTCGACTCTTTATTCATGACGTATTTCTGGACGATTCACTCGACGGTCCCCTGCCCATCGCACTTTACTCGGCAGCCTTATTCTCGTTGACCGAGGGCCGCGCCTACAGCGAAGCGGAGTACCGATCGTGGATGGAAGCGGCGGGGCTAAAGACGGAAGCGAAGGTGCCCACGTTGGTGCATTGTGGCGTCGTCGAAGGCATCGCATCGTAGAAAACACGTGGTAGAAACGTGCTCTTGAAGACGTGCTCTTGAAGGTGGGGCCGCAAACGTTGTGGTGTCATCGAGGACGTCACCCGTCGAGTTGCGAGTGGCAGAATTTGCAGCGAGTTTTCTGCCACCGCTGCGATGGTTGGCACCAGAAGAGCCCGAGTGTCCTCGGGCAAAAAAAAGACCGCGAGTGTTTACTCGCGGTCGAGATCGTTAGTCCGGCTCGTCAATCCGTTTCCGGTGACGGGAGCTGGGTTACCAACGAAGCCCGAAGCGTTCGCCGCCGGTGTCGGTATTGTTGCCACCCCGAAGCGGGCCTTGGTGTGTCGGCTTGATCGCCACTTCGCGTTGCGGCTCGTCCTCTTCGACTTCGGTCTTGGCTCCGGCATCTGCCGCCACAGGCTGGGCCGCCTTGATTGAAAGCGCGACCTTTTGAGAATCGCGGTCAAAGCTAAGGACCTTGACTTGCACTTCTTGGCCTTCGCTAACAAACGCATCGACCTTTGAAACGCGATGGCTGGCAAGCTCGCTGATATGAACCAAGCCTTCGACACCGGCGGTCAAGCGAACGAAGCAACCAAATGGCGCGGTTCGCGTGACGGTTCCGGTGTGGATGGTGCCGACGGCAAAAGTGCCTTCAGCGGTATCCCAAGGGTTTTCCAGTAGATCGCGATACGATAATCCGATTTTGCCCGTTTCCTTGTCGATTTTATCGATGGTGACCTTGACCATTTGGCCTTCCTGGATCACTTCACTTGGATGCTTGATCCGTTCCCAGCTCAGCTTGCTGACGTGGATCAAGCCTTCGAGTCCACCGAGATCGACAAACGCGCCGAAATCTTTGACGTTGCGGACGACCCCTTCCAGGGTGTCGCCCACTTCAATTTTCTCAAGTTGCTCACGACGTTTTTCTTCACGCTCTCGCTCCAAAACAGCGCGGCGGCTGAGCACGAGGTTGCCGCGACTCTCGTTCGATTCGGTCACGATGCAAACGAGTTTCTGATCGACGAATTCCGAAAGGTCTTCGACGCGGAATTCTGTGACTTGGCTGAT carries:
- a CDS encoding dockerin type I domain-containing protein; translation: MLNTSALALLARIASSLVPSGPGRRQRKPANPASRTIRYETLEVRRLLVSEGEPFEIVHHVDTTGLLGNVSAQVRWGDGTQTSAAIDAQPTRGNVKIRFDYSLDTSGFFSGVNESRRVLLQMAADTIVASLADDLDAIRPNAAGKLEWIANFTNPTTGISTLNSDGTPRDGVAQNLQVNANEIVIFAGARDLPGFERGRGGPGGYAFPNPGQLTPQEFANITAFRDAVQFRGETGAAASPATDFGPWGGSIAFDNNSTQWFFNKNIDGIQPGQTDFITVAMHELTHVLGFGNAGINKSWATFASASEFNGPAANEAYVGSGNPPLNQSAHWADSILTLDQQLTLMRATLSNNERQTITPLDVAALDDIGWTVVDSTVTVSANHVYGDDGIFPVEMVLTGSIFGELVVPVTNASVTNVKPSLTVAANQAVVAKSPLSISNIGSISDPGFRVNNTGQATDEAFDFSINWGDGSGLDSGVATIDQVGNASRPTLASFDGLHTFENAGNFIVTLRVDDRDGGVTEESFTVTVTSPPTLTLALDKTSIVENEGSEAAKLTITRSGPVSNRPLTVQLTSSDTSEATVPDTATIPAGATSVNVIVAAVDDALLDGTQSIELSATGGGVDPAAVDLIVKDHETLEARFTAASVNEGTPRAVQLRLTRSNSDTAEPLSVRVSGGDARELGFDGDLTIAANQTTALIDLMPIQDNDPEPTLSLSYSFSATGYVSDSASIDLVDDEAPFFQNPVIPFDVDGNQRVTASDALAIINELQFRVGSTILDPEKEQPDGGVFYDVNGDYLLTAFDALLVINELSRQTSGQGESIQPTEHIGHFSTPIHIDGKIRDTEVERSLTSEIAGLLF
- the araD gene encoding L-arabinonate dehydratase gives rise to the protein MTTNPNSASGASPSSDTNQARDPHTLRSSRWFAPDDMRSFGHRSRLKGMGFDDIDYEGRPVVAILNTWSDLNTCHSHFRNRADEVRRGILQSGGFPVEVPVMSLGEMMMKPTTMLYRNLLAMEVEEVLRCHPIDAAVLMGGCDKTVPAMLMGAISADIPSVFLPAGPMLKARWKEATLGSGSDVWKYWDERLAGNLCDRDWNCIENCIAPSAGTCMTMGTASTMACVAEALGFTLGGAANVPAVVAEHSRLAVATGRQAVEMAWEKRTPSSFLTERSIVNGVITSLAIGGSTNAIVHLIAIAGRLGIELTLERFDELSRITPVLGNLRPAGQYLMEDFYHAGGLRALLKELGELVDTSCQTISGVSLGQQIAEAEVIDNDVIRSRENPLAVVGGTSVLRGNLAPSGCVIKALAAEPRLQRHRGVAVVFDNYAEMKAQIHDPELEVTADSVLILRSAGPLGAPGFPEWGMLPIPQKLLQEGVRDMVRISDARMSGTSYGTCVLHIAPESAAGGPLALVQTGDEIEIDIPGRRIHWHVSDAEIARREQQQPEPKPLADRGYLHLYAKHVMQADKGCDFDFLVGRTPGAEPDIF
- a CDS encoding methyltransferase: MATFKRHPSPSTSASGGTRYGTMVATGVRCDRPLHAAVTLLLDERYSVTPLGRNGAFVVTLFPTYILEPAAMSASAIQPPRVDPTPIFEHFRGSYGSELLTAAVAHFDLFGRLAERAMAFDELANELGLQSRPANVLVTALRAMGLLEENEGLLRLTPMASEHLVPGARLDCGDYLSLAAQAPGVLSMVQLLKSNKPIGSDGDAGTAFIYRGGAKSAMDAEASARHFTLALAGRAKNVAPALADALPLCGPQTLLDLGGGTGIYSFALLQKHPQLRAVVFDRPDVLKVAQEFAETYGVSDRVELIPGDMFSDPLPENMDAVLLSNILHDWDVPECKTLIGRCVDALKPAGRLFIHDVFLDDSLDGPLPIALYSAALFSLTEGRAYSEAEYRSWMEAAGLKTEAKVPTLVHCGVVEGIAS
- a CDS encoding NAD(P)/FAD-dependent oxidoreductase → MSFSTHLPSRRGDSRHVAIVGGGIVGIACAHYLNLQGHRVTVIDKGRVGGGCSHGNCGYVSPSHALPLAEPGAIFSTIKAMLKPNPPLRIRPGLNVPLWKWLWNFSRRCNRSDWVQSGHAIHPLLTASMQLYSELIPSYELDCEWTKQGLLFVYKDAKALQAYAPIDALLRRDFDEPARLMSARELLEFEPALSDDVAGAWYFEHDAHLRPARLVASWRDSLLARGVVFIENQTLESVTESAGEAQSLKLSSQCIEADQFVIATGAWTPQLEKVLRFRVPIQPGKGYSMTMPRPAVCPQTPMILPERKVAVTPWETELRLGSMMEFIGYDSDISKKRLRLLTRAAADYLKSELPDSISETWCGWRPMTYDSTPIIGRCPSFSNVYLACGHNMLGLSMAPATGRMISELIAGEPTSLAAEPYQVERFTA